The proteins below are encoded in one region of Terriglobia bacterium:
- a CDS encoding 1-acyl-sn-glycerol-3-phosphate acyltransferase — protein sequence MISRAVAFARTLLALIFWIIFIPPAALIVFPWTLITGKIELLYSVGMWLAFAGPRVAGVKVKRVGLDKIDPAGTYIFMSNHVSNLDPPILVPVIPGRTSVLAKREIWKIPIVNKALDLAEIVPVERSNRDSAINSIRRAGEVMKHHINMTIFPEGTRSPDGRLMPFKKGPFHLAAETGFPIVPITILGTYEMMPKGTSLIKGGTATLVFHPPVDPRQFASREELVEAVRAAINSALPPERQ from the coding sequence CTGGATTATTTTTATTCCTCCTGCCGCGCTCATCGTTTTTCCCTGGACTCTGATCACCGGCAAGATAGAGCTCCTTTATTCAGTAGGTATGTGGCTGGCGTTCGCCGGTCCCAGAGTCGCCGGCGTAAAGGTGAAGCGGGTGGGCCTGGACAAGATCGATCCGGCGGGCACTTACATCTTTATGTCGAACCATGTTTCCAACCTTGATCCGCCAATCCTTGTGCCGGTAATTCCCGGGCGCACGTCTGTACTGGCAAAGAGAGAAATCTGGAAGATCCCAATCGTGAACAAGGCGCTGGACCTTGCGGAGATTGTGCCGGTGGAGCGCAGCAATCGCGACTCAGCCATCAACAGCATCCGCCGTGCGGGTGAGGTCATGAAGCACCACATCAATATGACCATCTTCCCGGAAGGCACGCGCTCACCCGACGGACGGCTGATGCCGTTCAAGAAAGGGCCGTTTCATCTGGCGGCGGAGACAGGATTTCCAATCGTGCCGATTACAATCCTTGGCACCTACGAGATGATGCCGAAAGGAACGTCACTGATAAAAGGCGGGACGGCAACGCTCGTCTTCCACCCGCCGGTTGATCCCAGGCAATTTGCTTCGCGGGAAGAATTGGTGGAAGCTGTGCGTGCGGCGATTAACAGCGCTTTGCCGCCAGAAAGACAATAA
- a CDS encoding transcriptional regulator translates to MANLPQQINELDRLVHEPARLAILTVLSSCQEADFVFLQRATGLTNGNLSAHLSKLEDAGLIEITKRFLDKKPQTLVSLTAIGRSQITLHWYRLEELRNTAVQSKPGKKARLKRLALKTAER, encoded by the coding sequence ATGGCTAATCTGCCGCAGCAGATCAACGAACTGGACCGGCTGGTCCACGAGCCGGCGCGGCTGGCAATTTTGACCGTGCTTTCCTCCTGCCAGGAGGCGGACTTTGTGTTTTTGCAGCGCGCTACCGGACTTACCAATGGAAATCTGTCCGCGCACTTGAGCAAGCTGGAAGACGCAGGTTTGATCGAGATAACTAAAAGATTCCTGGACAAAAAACCGCAAACGCTCGTCTCGCTCACGGCGATTGGGCGGAGCCAGATTACGCTGCACTGGTACCGGTTGGAAGAGCTGCGCAACACAGCCGTGCAATCAAAGCCGGGGAAGAAAGCTCGCCTGAAACGTTTGGCTCTGAAAACGGCTGAACGATAG